In the Phreatobacter oligotrophus genome, CTCTGTCACAACGACCCTGCCTTCTTCGTCCTGCTCTTCGCTGCCGCGCGGGCCCGCTTGGTCTTCGTGCCGCTGAACTGGCGCCTGACGCCGGCCGAACTGGTGCCCATCCTCGATGATTGCAGCCCGAAGCTGCTGATCTGCGACGCCGCCCATGCCGACCTCGCGGAAAGCCTCTCCGGCCGGGTCGCGGTGCTGACCTTCGACCGGTTCCACGCGCGCTGTGCCGTAGCCCCCGTCTCCGATGCGCGCCCGGCGGCCTGGGACACGGAGCGGCCCTGGTATCTGCTCTACACGTCGGGGACCACGGGCAAGCCGAAGGCGGTCATCCAGACGGCCGGCATGGCCCTCGCCAATGCCGTCAACATCCAGCAGGCGACCGGCATGGGCGCAGCCGATGTCACCCTCAATTTCCTGCCGCTGTTCCACACGGCCGGCATCAACCTCCACGCCCTGCCCCTGTTCATCGCCGGCGGCCGGTCGCTCGTCATCCCGAAATTCGATGCCGACACGGTGATGACCCTGCTGACGGGGACGCGCATCAGCCTCTTCTTCGGCGTGCCCGCGGTCTATCAGGCGCTCAGCCTGCACCCGGCCTTCGCCCAAGCGGATCTTGGCGCTGTCCGCCACTGGGGCTGCGGCGGCGCGCCCATTGCCGAGCCGCTGCTCCGCGCCTTCCTCGCGCGCGGGGCGACGGTCTGCAACGGCATGGGCATGACAGAGACCGGGCCGACGGTGTTCCTCATGGACCCGCGCGAGGCGGCGGCGAAGATCGGCTCGGTGGGGCGGCCGCAGATCCTCGCAGAAGTCCGCCTTGTCGATCTCGAGGATCGCGACGTCGCAGCCGGCGAAGCCGGCGAACTTCTCTTTCGCGGCCCGGGCATAACCCCCGGCTACTGGAACAACCCGGACGCCACGGCGCGCGCCTTCGCCCCCGGCGGCTGGCTGCGCTCCGGCGATATCGGCCGCATGGACGCAGACGGCTGCTACTTCGTCGTCGACCGGATCAAGGACATGTTCATCTCCGGCGGCGAGAACGTCTATCCGGCCGAGGTCGAGGCCGCGCTGCACGCCCACCCCGCCGTGCTGGACGTGGCGGTGCTCGGCGTTCCCGATGCCCGCTGGGGCGAGGCGGGCCACGCCCTCGTCGTGCTCCGGCCGGGCGCGGAGGCAGATCCGGACAGCCTGCGGGTCCATGCCCGCGAGAGACTAGCCGGCTACAAGGTGCCGCGGGACATCACCATCGTCACCGACTTTCCCCGCACCGCGGCGGGCAAGATCCAGAAGCACGTGCTGCGCGAGCTTCTCGCCCGCGGCCGGGGCGACTGATCCATGGCCGTGGCGCTCACCGATATCGGCACCGGCCCGCCGCTCGTCCTGCTGCACGGCTGGGCGGTGGACCGCAGCTTCTTCGGCCGGCAGATGCCGCTGGCGCGGCAGGGCTATCGCCTCCTCGCCCCCGACCTGCCGGGCCATGGCGAGCGGGCGTCGGCCGGCGGCCCTGCGACCATGGCGGCGCTCGCCGATGACCTCGCCGACCTGTTGGCTGCCGAGCACCTCGAAGGCGCCGTCCTGGTCGGCTGGTCCATGGGGGCCATGCTGGCCCTCGAACTTCTCGCCCGCGGGCCGACGCCCGCTCTCGCCGGCCTGGTCATCGTCGACATGTCACCGCGCATCGCCAACGATGCCGAGTGGCGCCATGGCCTTGCCGGCGGGCAGGACATGGACGAGACCCGCGCTGCGGCCGACCGCATGCACCGCCATTGGGGCGATTATGCCGGCCGCATCGCCCGCTCCATGTTCGCGGAGGGCAGCGAGGGCGATGACGGGCTTGTGGCCGACGCGACGAGCCGCATCGCCGCCCGCGATCCCGCGCTGATGGCCGGCTACTGGCGTTCGCTGGCCGAGGCGGACCACCGCGC is a window encoding:
- a CDS encoding acyl-CoA synthetase; protein product: MKTVPDLCRRRAELSPDAVAFETVGSGETLTFAAMDAAVGRAVGALADLGLVEGDRLAVLCHNDPAFFVLLFAAARARLVFVPLNWRLTPAELVPILDDCSPKLLICDAAHADLAESLSGRVAVLTFDRFHARCAVAPVSDARPAAWDTERPWYLLYTSGTTGKPKAVIQTAGMALANAVNIQQATGMGAADVTLNFLPLFHTAGINLHALPLFIAGGRSLVIPKFDADTVMTLLTGTRISLFFGVPAVYQALSLHPAFAQADLGAVRHWGCGGAPIAEPLLRAFLARGATVCNGMGMTETGPTVFLMDPREAAAKIGSVGRPQILAEVRLVDLEDRDVAAGEAGELLFRGPGITPGYWNNPDATARAFAPGGWLRSGDIGRMDADGCYFVVDRIKDMFISGGENVYPAEVEAALHAHPAVLDVAVLGVPDARWGEAGHALVVLRPGAEADPDSLRVHARERLAGYKVPRDITIVTDFPRTAAGKIQKHVLRELLARGRGD
- a CDS encoding alpha/beta fold hydrolase; this encodes MAVALTDIGTGPPLVLLHGWAVDRSFFGRQMPLARQGYRLLAPDLPGHGERASAGGPATMAALADDLADLLAAEHLEGAVLVGWSMGAMLALELLARGPTPALAGLVIVDMSPRIANDAEWRHGLAGGQDMDETRAAADRMHRHWGDYAGRIARSMFAEGSEGDDGLVADATSRIAARDPALMAGYWRSLAEADHRATVARLSVPVLAIAGGRSRLYRSGVATWIAATAPQGHAITLPDAGHAPHLEQPDAFNATVARFAAGL